A region of Candidatus Eremiobacteraceae bacterium DNA encodes the following proteins:
- a CDS encoding ATP-binding protein produces MPTERRHLPSRIADLRGLTPSLRQLAEQGRAAPLLYLEITGLDGIRGGQRSKALQACKQAVATALAASAGSVLRHGDVVAAGPSAAWFAALLVGRAVDARAQAAVADPDLVVAAMRLRSAVLQAFRDARPVGAVPRLAGVRAGWTVIEPVDSTSPMVGLRHALRGAAVVARVEERRSTFLASVTHELRTPLTAIVGYVERLQSAPRLAASKRRHYLDVIASEAARLTRLVEGLIDAGAWGAGSLRLCIAPADIGAIVQRAWRSVEPRYAERSLRFTQNGRAVAPVDGERMLQVLVNLVDNAARHAAGRVEVRIGVRAGELRIAVCDDGEGFARETLHDFARPFMVGPGGQFGLGLSIARLLVEAHGGILRAAGRRGGGASVIIKLHIAS; encoded by the coding sequence ATGCCCACGGAGCGGCGCCATCTGCCGTCGCGCATCGCCGACCTTCGTGGCCTCACACCGAGCCTGAGGCAGCTCGCCGAACAGGGCCGCGCGGCTCCTCTCCTCTACCTTGAGATCACCGGGCTGGACGGCATTCGCGGCGGTCAGCGCAGCAAGGCATTGCAGGCGTGCAAGCAAGCAGTTGCGACGGCTCTCGCCGCGTCCGCCGGCAGCGTGCTCCGGCACGGAGACGTCGTCGCGGCTGGTCCGAGCGCCGCATGGTTTGCCGCACTGCTGGTCGGACGGGCGGTCGATGCTCGAGCGCAAGCCGCAGTGGCCGACCCCGACCTGGTGGTGGCGGCGATGCGTTTGCGAAGCGCGGTGCTTCAAGCATTTCGCGACGCCCGGCCCGTGGGAGCCGTTCCGCGTCTCGCCGGCGTGCGCGCGGGCTGGACCGTGATCGAGCCGGTCGACTCGACGTCACCCATGGTTGGACTGCGTCACGCATTGCGCGGCGCCGCAGTGGTGGCTCGAGTGGAAGAGCGGCGGTCCACATTCTTGGCATCGGTCACACACGAACTGCGCACGCCGCTCACCGCCATCGTCGGGTACGTGGAGCGGCTGCAGTCGGCACCTCGACTGGCCGCATCGAAGCGGCGGCACTACCTCGACGTCATCGCCTCTGAGGCGGCGCGGCTCACGCGGTTGGTCGAGGGCCTCATCGACGCGGGTGCTTGGGGTGCGGGCAGTCTGCGCCTGTGCATCGCGCCCGCGGATATCGGCGCCATCGTTCAACGAGCGTGGCGTTCCGTCGAACCTCGATACGCGGAGCGGAGCTTGCGCTTCACGCAAAACGGCCGCGCGGTCGCGCCCGTCGACGGCGAACGGATGCTGCAGGTGCTCGTCAATCTCGTTGACAACGCGGCCCGCCACGCGGCCGGCCGAGTTGAGGTCCGCATCGGCGTACGCGCGGGGGAGCTCCGGATCGCGGTGTGCGACGACGGCGAAGGCTTCGCGCGAGAAACGCTGCACGATTTCGCGCGGCCGTTCATGGTGGGTCCAGGTGGGCAATTCGGACTTGGGTTGTCCATCGCGCGACTGCTCGTCGAAGCCCACGGCGGAATATTGCGCGCGGCAGGACGACGCGG
- a CDS encoding response regulator transcription factor, whose protein sequence is MKLLAAGEKAVTAPATRVALVVDDEPAITELVRDALTAEGFSVDSASDGMAALRSARKHSPDVVVLDIGLPGLDGFEVCRSLRKETNAPVVFLTARGAEVDRIVGLELGADDYIVKPFSPRELVARVRAVLRRSGAAPLAAAARRIVGAIAVDAQRREVTLDGKPVRLKPREFDVLWLLACNEGRVFTRDQLIETVWGFDFDGDPRTVDVHVRRLRRALGDDARSPRYLHTIHGLGYKLSTPGTG, encoded by the coding sequence ATGAAATTATTGGCGGCCGGCGAGAAGGCTGTGACTGCGCCCGCCACGCGTGTCGCGCTCGTCGTGGACGACGAACCGGCGATCACGGAATTGGTTCGCGACGCCCTCACCGCCGAAGGCTTTTCCGTCGACTCCGCGTCCGATGGCATGGCGGCGCTGCGCAGCGCGCGCAAACATTCGCCCGATGTGGTCGTCCTCGACATCGGATTGCCGGGACTCGACGGATTTGAAGTGTGCCGTTCGCTGCGCAAAGAGACGAACGCACCCGTCGTCTTTCTCACCGCGCGCGGCGCCGAAGTCGATCGCATCGTGGGATTGGAGCTCGGCGCCGACGATTACATCGTCAAGCCATTCTCCCCTCGAGAACTGGTCGCGCGAGTGCGGGCGGTCCTCCGCCGCTCGGGCGCGGCGCCGCTCGCGGCCGCGGCTCGTCGAATCGTCGGCGCCATTGCGGTCGACGCGCAGCGGCGCGAAGTCACCCTTGACGGCAAACCGGTACGCCTCAAACCGCGCGAATTCGACGTGCTTTGGCTGCTGGCGTGCAACGAGGGCCGCGTATTCACCCGCGATCAATTGATCGAGACGGTATGGGGATTCGATTTCGATGGCGACCCGCGCACGGTCGACGTCCATGTCCGCCGTCTGCGCCGCGCGCTCGGCGACGATGCCCGCTCGCCGCGGTATCTCCACACCATTCACGGCCTTGGCTACAAGCTCTCAACACCCGGAACCGGCTAG
- a CDS encoding polyphenol oxidase family protein — translation MSAALEALQSEDLGGGFRFAELRAGGTVIIAGALAPLDFHGLMSAASVNARTRVEFHSWAESLSPGAGARLRGVDQVHGAVIAGAETLRDGRRVEADGVIADSAHDVPVVLAADCAPVWLIDPSRRVSALVHAGWRGIVAGVIESGVRACVERGASARQLVAAVGPHLQACCFEVGPEVAAQFPGHTRPAAMLVIERHRDDSVSLDAASSIAARLSSEGVRTIHVARACTRCRADILHSYRRNGKGGPLMGAICVTRIDKIA, via the coding sequence GTGAGCGCAGCACTCGAGGCGCTCCAGAGCGAGGATCTCGGAGGCGGATTCCGTTTTGCGGAGCTCCGCGCCGGCGGCACCGTCATCATCGCAGGGGCGCTCGCGCCGCTGGATTTTCATGGGCTCATGTCGGCTGCGTCCGTCAACGCGCGGACCCGCGTCGAATTCCACTCATGGGCCGAGTCGCTATCCCCAGGCGCAGGCGCACGTCTGCGCGGCGTCGACCAAGTGCATGGCGCGGTCATCGCCGGTGCCGAAACGCTGCGCGACGGCCGCCGCGTCGAAGCCGACGGCGTCATCGCCGATTCGGCGCACGATGTTCCCGTCGTCTTGGCTGCGGATTGCGCGCCGGTGTGGCTCATCGATCCTTCGCGCCGAGTCAGCGCGTTGGTGCACGCAGGCTGGCGCGGCATCGTGGCCGGCGTGATCGAATCGGGCGTGCGTGCGTGCGTTGAACGGGGGGCCAGTGCGCGGCAGCTCGTCGCCGCGGTGGGCCCTCACCTCCAAGCCTGCTGCTTCGAAGTCGGGCCTGAGGTCGCGGCGCAATTCCCGGGCCACACGCGCCCGGCTGCGATGCTCGTCATCGAGCGGCATCGCGACGACAGCGTTTCGTTGGACGCCGCGTCGTCCATCGCTGCGCGCTTGAGCTCGGAAGGCGTCCGCACAATCCACGTCGCGCGCGCGTGCACGCGTTGCCGCGCCGACATCTTACATTCGTATCGCCGCAACGGTAAAGGCGGCCCGCTCATGGGCGCCATCTGCGTGACACGCATCGACAAAATAGCGTAG